A single region of the Micropterus dolomieu isolate WLL.071019.BEF.003 ecotype Adirondacks linkage group LG02, ASM2129224v1, whole genome shotgun sequence genome encodes:
- the LOC123961919 gene encoding prostasin-like, with translation MTAAHCCASSGVSTSTLVVSLGLQSLQGINPNQVSRTVSQIIIHPNFNSGTLENNICLLKLSSPVTFTTYIQPVCLAATGSNFYKGTVSWATGWGNVGSGVSLPFPQNLMEVQLPIVGNRECTCNYGVSLITNNKMCTGFSAGGKDICQGDGGGPLVSKQGGRWIQSGITSFTSSRGCAQPNIPSGYTRVSQYQSWINSQITSNQPGFITFKSTGTDGDLSIRCPTTPPPAAQVCGQPTLNTKIVGGQVASAGSWPWQASLQTSTGFHFCGGTLINNDWVLTAAHCCASSGVSTSTLVVSLGLQSLRGINPNKVSRTVSQIIIHPNYNPANLENDLCLLKLSSPVAFTSYIQPVCLAATGSTFYKGTLTWATGWGNVGTGVSLPSPGNLMEVQLPIVGNRQCSCSYIAGLITNNKMCTGFTTGGKDICQGDSGGALVSKQGGRWIQGGIVSFTSSRGCAQPNIPSGYTRVSQYQSWINSQITSNRPGYYTYTSTGTDGDLSVTC, from the exons ATGACTGCTGCTCATTGCTGTGCAAG TTCAGGCGTAAGCACGAGCACTCTGGTTGTGTCTCTGGGTCTCCAGAGTCTACAGGGAATAAACCCCAATCAAGTGTCTCGGACAGTATCACAGATCATCATTCATCCCAACTTTAACTCTGGAACTTTGGAAAACAACATCTGCCTCCTGAAGCTCTCCTCACCCGTGACTTTCACCACCTACATTCAGCCCGTCTGTCTGGCAGCCACAGGCAGCAACTTCTACAAGGGGACTGTCTCCTGGGCCACCGGCTGGGGCAATGTTGGATCTGGAG TGTCCCTTCCTTTCCCACAAAACCTAATGGAGGTGCAGCTGCCGATTGTAGGAAACAGAGAGTGTACCTGTAACTATGGAGTGAGCTTGATCACAAACAACAAGATGTGCACTGGGTTCAGTGCTGGAGGAAAGGACATCTGTCAG GGGGATGGAGGAGGTCCGCTGGTGAGCAAGCAGGGCGGTCGCTGGATCCAGTCGGGAATCACTAGTTTTACCAGTAGTAGGGGCTGTGCCCAGCCTAATATCCCATCAGGCTACACCCGAGTGTCCCAGTATCAGTCCTGGATCAACAGCCAGATCACCAGCAACCAGCCAGGCTTCATCACCTTTAAATCCACTGGGACCGACGGTGACCTCAGCATAAGATGTCCTACCACGCCACCACCAGCAGCTCAAG tgtGTGGTCAGCCAACACTCAACACCAAGATTGTTGGAGGACAAGTGGCCTCTGCAGGCAGCTGGCCCTGGCAGGCCAGTCTGCAAACCTCTACAGGGTTCCACTTCTGTGGAGGAACCCTCATTAACAATGACTGGGTgctgactgctgctcactgctgtGCAAG TTCAGGCGTAAGCACGAGCACTCTGGTTGTGTCTCTGGGTCTCCAGAGTCTACGGGGAATAAACCCCAATAAAGTGTCTCGGACAGTATCACAGATCATCATTCATCCCAACTACAACCCCGCAAATTTGGAAAACGACCTCTGCCTCCTGAAGCTCTCCTCACCGGTGGCTTTCACTTCCTACATCCAGCCCGTCTGTCTGGCAGCCACAGGCAGCACCTTCTACAAGGGGACTCTCACCTGGGCCACCGGCTGGGGCAATGTTGGAACTGGAG TGTCCCTTCCATCCCCAGGAAACTTAATGGAGGTGCAGCTGCCGATTGTGGGGAACAGACAGTGTAGCTGTAGCTACATAGCAGGCTTAATCACAAACAACAAGATGTGCACCGGGTTCACTACTGGAGGAAAGGACATCTGTCAG GGTGATTCTGGAGGTGCGCTGGTGAGCAAGCAGGGCGGTCGCTGGATCCAGGGGGGAATCGTGAGTTTTACCAGTAGTAGAGGCTGTGCCCAGCCTAATATCCCATCAGGCTACACACGGGTGTCCCAGTATCAGTCCTGGATCAACAGCCAGATCACCAGCAACCGGCCAGGCTACTACACCTACACGTCCACTGGGACTGACGGTGACCTCAGCGTCACCTGTTAA
- the LOC123962207 gene encoding trypsin-like protease, whose protein sequence is MEVQLPIVGNRECTCTFGPSIITSNKMCSGFSAGGMDICQGDSGGALVSKQGGRWIQGGIVVFTSSLGCAVPNIPSGYTRVSQYQSWINSQITSNRPGFYTYTSTGTDGDLSVTCQPP, encoded by the exons ATGGAGGTGCAGCTGCCGATTGTGGGTAACAGAGAGTGTACCTGTACCTTTGGACCGAGCATCATCACAAGCAACAAGATGTGCTCCGGGTTCAGTGCTGGAGGGATGGACATCTGTCAG GGGGATTCAGGAGGTGCGCTGGTGAGCAAGCAGGGCGGTCGCTGGATCCAGGGGGGAATCGTGGTCTTTACCAGTAGTCTGGGCTGTGCCGTGCCTAATATCCCATCAGGCTACACCCGGGTGTCCCAGTATCAGTCCTGGATCAACAGCCAGATCACCAGCAACCGGCCAGGCTTCTACACCTACACGTCCACTGGGACTGACGGTGACCTCAGCGTCACCTGTCAACCACCATGA